The following are from one region of the Oscillatoria salina IIICB1 genome:
- a CDS encoding type I polyketide synthase encodes MNNETNDLEVAVIGLAGRFPGSKNIAEFWDNLTNGREYVSKFDNSETAEREIKAAGLLADIDLFDAAFFGFSPKEAEIVDPQHRILLECAWTALENAGYDSEREERPIGVYAGIGTSTYLLYNLFPNNVRETLGYFPTLLAHDKDYAATRVSYKLNLSGPSVSVGTACSSSLVAVHLAYQSLLSGECDLALAAGVSIKAPQNEITLCPEGISPDGHCRAFDAKAQGTVGGNGVGVVVLKRLEDAIADRDYIYAVIKGSAINNDGAGKVSYTAPSESAQAKVIRAAQIMAEVEPETISYIETHGTGTALGDPIEVAALKQAFATEKKGFCALGSVKTNIGHLDAAAGIAGFIKTVLALEKKCLPPIINFETPNPQIDFVNSPFYVNTKLTEWKANGSPRRAGVSSFGFGGTNAHVILEESTNGRDVADNVSTPQLLILSAKTRSALDTATENLAAYLQQNPQLNLADVAYTLQMGRREFEYRRVVVGKDIEDATASLRDPQRFLTSQAETSEIPVVFLFTGLGTQYVNMAKELYQNEAVFQNAIARCCEFLKPLLGIDLREIIYPGDWVTSSNPTTSKIDLRQMLNRTSASLDENSQKLNQTQITQPAIFVIEYALAQLWLSWGIYPTAAIGYSIGEYVAATIAGVLSLEDALTLVAKRAQMIAKLPGGAMLAIPLAEAEVRPFLNSELSLSAVNGSKLCVVAGTKEAVAKLANQLAENGQAYRHLQTSHAFHSQMMEAIAQPFTELVKTINLKPPQIPYISNVTGTWITAAEATNPEYWTKHLCQPVRFADGIKELAQQQPIFLEVGPGQTLSSLTVQCLEEEGNVFSSLRDAYTQQSDEEFLLHTLGQLWLSGVKIDWSKFAAEKQLYRIPLPTYPFERQRYWLEPPKSATILPSSTRKSDPADWFYVPTWKQSILPEIKVAQKCSYLVFAEETQLSSQILQRLTSENEAVVTVRMGEKFVRVSEIEYTINPDSKNDYQQLLQSLQANKQIPHRILHLWSLKLNQEKEDFSQTQAYNFYSLLFLTQAISEQLINDAIDIWVISRGMHAIESIDVCHPEKATLLGLCKVIPQEYSNLTCHSLDLAANLTSPEIDLLLSEFATQTDDLIIAYRGKQRWLQTFTPVKLDKIVELPQRLRPEGVYLITGGLGRIGLTIAEYLARTVSAKLVLVGRSGLPPEASTKIEKVRQLEELGAEVAIATADVADETQMQQVFSQAEKRFGKVNGVIHAAAFIGEEIVRTIQETTPKECELQFRAKVYGLYTLEKILSDKEVDFCFLISSIGAVLGGVGFAAYTATNNFVDAFASRQNQLGKTHWCSANWFHAENTNLLRNSLAETTANSNETAVFQQETIDALQRIFSYRLVPQIAIWRTDLTAEIDKWLKRQSLPNPTAVTKSEQNKENSRRRTAYIAPRNETERQIAELYQEFLGIELVSIHDNFFALGGHSLLATQLIHRLRQTFQLEVPLRAFIEAPSIAEFAVLIEEMVLAEIENLTEEEAAELIVNS; translated from the coding sequence ATGAATAATGAAACAAACGATTTAGAAGTAGCAGTAATTGGGTTGGCTGGGCGTTTCCCCGGTAGCAAAAATATCGCAGAATTTTGGGATAACTTGACAAATGGACGCGAATATGTTTCAAAGTTTGATAACTCAGAAACCGCCGAACGAGAAATTAAAGCGGCGGGATTATTAGCAGATATTGACTTATTTGATGCGGCATTTTTTGGCTTTTCTCCTAAAGAAGCCGAAATCGTCGATCCCCAACATCGAATCTTATTAGAATGCGCTTGGACAGCATTAGAAAACGCTGGATATGACTCAGAAAGAGAAGAAAGACCCATAGGAGTTTATGCGGGAATAGGAACCAGCACTTATTTGCTTTACAATCTTTTCCCCAACAACGTGAGAGAAACTCTCGGCTATTTTCCTACTTTACTCGCGCACGACAAAGATTATGCAGCTACCAGAGTTTCTTATAAATTAAATCTCAGTGGACCAAGCGTTAGTGTGGGAACTGCTTGTTCGAGTTCCTTAGTTGCAGTTCACTTAGCTTATCAAAGTTTATTAAGTGGCGAATGTGACCTAGCTTTAGCGGCTGGAGTATCAATTAAAGCACCGCAAAATGAAATAACTCTTTGTCCCGAAGGAATTTCTCCCGACGGTCATTGTCGCGCATTTGATGCGAAAGCTCAAGGTACAGTTGGGGGTAATGGAGTCGGGGTAGTTGTCCTCAAAAGACTCGAAGACGCGATCGCAGACAGAGATTATATTTATGCAGTAATTAAAGGTTCGGCAATTAATAACGATGGTGCGGGAAAAGTTAGTTATACAGCACCAAGTGAATCAGCCCAAGCCAAGGTGATTCGTGCCGCGCAAATTATGGCGGAAGTTGAACCAGAAACGATTAGTTATATTGAAACTCATGGAACCGGAACTGCGCTGGGAGATCCGATTGAAGTTGCGGCGTTAAAACAAGCTTTTGCAACGGAGAAAAAAGGTTTTTGCGCCCTTGGTTCGGTGAAAACAAATATTGGACATTTAGACGCAGCCGCCGGAATTGCGGGCTTCATTAAGACGGTTTTAGCTTTAGAAAAAAAGTGTCTCCCTCCGATAATTAATTTCGAGACACCAAATCCTCAAATAGATTTTGTTAATAGTCCTTTTTATGTCAATACAAAGTTAACTGAGTGGAAAGCTAACGGAAGTCCCCGTCGGGCTGGGGTGAGTTCGTTTGGTTTTGGCGGTACGAATGCTCATGTTATTCTCGAAGAATCTACTAATGGTAGAGACGTTGCAGACAACGTTTCTACACCTCAGTTGTTGATATTATCGGCGAAAACGCGATCGGCTTTAGATACAGCGACAGAAAATTTAGCTGCATATTTGCAACAAAATCCGCAACTGAATTTAGCTGATGTGGCTTATACTTTACAGATGGGTCGCCGAGAATTTGAGTATCGACGAGTTGTAGTTGGGAAAGATATCGAAGATGCAACTGCGTCGCTGCGAGATCCTCAAAGATTTCTGACTTCTCAAGCGGAAACCAGCGAAATTCCCGTAGTTTTCCTGTTTACCGGGTTGGGAACTCAATATGTCAATATGGCGAAGGAACTGTATCAAAATGAAGCAGTATTTCAAAATGCGATCGCGCGTTGTTGCGAATTCCTCAAACCTTTGCTTGGAATCGATTTAAGAGAGATAATTTATCCTGGTGATTGGGTAACTTCCTCTAATCCAACTACATCTAAGATCGATTTACGACAAATGTTAAATCGTACCTCCGCATCTCTCGACGAAAATAGCCAAAAACTCAACCAAACTCAGATTACCCAACCTGCGATTTTTGTCATCGAGTACGCATTAGCCCAATTATGGCTGTCTTGGGGAATATATCCCACAGCAGCGATCGGTTACAGTATTGGTGAATACGTTGCGGCAACCATAGCCGGAGTTTTATCCTTAGAAGATGCCTTAACTTTGGTCGCGAAAAGGGCGCAAATGATTGCTAAACTACCAGGTGGAGCGATGTTAGCAATTCCTCTGGCTGAGGCTGAAGTACGTCCCTTCCTCAACTCAGAATTGTCCTTATCTGCGGTTAACGGAAGCAAACTTTGCGTCGTTGCGGGAACAAAGGAAGCAGTAGCAAAATTAGCTAACCAATTAGCTGAAAACGGACAAGCTTATCGACACTTACAGACATCCCACGCTTTCCATTCTCAGATGATGGAGGCGATCGCGCAACCTTTCACGGAATTAGTCAAAACAATCAACCTCAAACCACCGCAAATTCCTTATATCTCCAATGTTACCGGAACTTGGATAACTGCCGCAGAAGCGACAAATCCCGAATATTGGACTAAGCATCTGTGTCAACCTGTACGTTTTGCAGACGGAATTAAAGAATTAGCGCAACAACAACCAATTTTCTTAGAAGTGGGACCCGGACAAACCTTGAGTAGCTTAACTGTACAGTGTTTAGAAGAGGAAGGAAATGTTTTTAGTTCCCTACGCGATGCTTACACCCAACAGTCAGATGAGGAATTTTTACTTCATACTTTAGGTCAGTTGTGGTTATCGGGAGTTAAAATCGATTGGTCAAAATTTGCGGCTGAGAAGCAACTTTATCGCATTCCCTTACCAACTTATCCTTTTGAACGTCAGCGTTACTGGTTGGAACCGCCAAAATCTGCCACTATTTTACCTAGTTCTACCAGAAAGTCAGATCCCGCCGATTGGTTCTATGTTCCCACCTGGAAGCAATCAATCTTACCGGAAATCAAAGTAGCGCAAAAGTGTAGTTATTTGGTGTTTGCAGAGGAAACTCAGCTAAGTTCGCAAATTTTACAGCGATTAACATCAGAAAACGAAGCAGTTGTCACTGTCAGGATGGGAGAGAAATTCGTCCGAGTTAGCGAGATCGAATATACCATTAACCCTGACTCGAAAAATGACTATCAGCAACTTCTGCAAAGTCTGCAAGCAAATAAGCAAATTCCTCATCGGATTTTACATCTATGGAGTCTCAAGCTAAATCAAGAAAAGGAAGATTTTAGCCAAACCCAAGCTTACAACTTTTATAGTCTTTTGTTTCTCACTCAAGCAATTAGCGAACAACTAATTAACGATGCGATTGACATTTGGGTAATATCTAGGGGAATGCACGCAATTGAAAGCATTGATGTCTGTCATCCCGAAAAAGCGACTTTGTTAGGATTATGCAAAGTTATTCCCCAAGAATACAGCAATCTTACCTGTCATAGTCTGGATTTAGCCGCAAATCTTACCTCACCGGAAATAGATTTGCTGCTGAGTGAATTCGCAACTCAAACTGATGATTTGATTATCGCTTACCGAGGAAAGCAACGATGGTTGCAAACTTTTACCCCAGTCAAACTCGACAAAATCGTGGAATTACCTCAACGCTTGCGTCCGGAAGGAGTATATCTGATTACCGGAGGATTGGGAAGAATTGGCTTAACAATTGCTGAATATCTCGCCAGAACTGTCAGCGCCAAGTTAGTATTAGTAGGACGTTCCGGACTACCACCGGAAGCTAGCACAAAGATCGAGAAAGTGCGACAATTAGAAGAATTAGGAGCAGAAGTGGCGATCGCAACAGCAGATGTCGCTGACGAAACTCAAATGCAGCAAGTATTTTCCCAAGCAGAAAAGCGCTTCGGTAAAGTTAATGGGGTAATTCATGCAGCCGCTTTTATTGGTGAAGAAATCGTCCGCACCATTCAAGAAACCACCCCCAAAGAATGTGAATTACAGTTTCGCGCTAAAGTCTACGGACTCTACACTTTAGAGAAAATTTTGTCAGACAAAGAAGTTGATTTTTGTTTCTTAATTTCCTCAATTGGTGCAGTCTTAGGTGGAGTAGGCTTTGCTGCTTATACAGCGACAAATAACTTTGTCGATGCTTTTGCTAGCCGACAAAATCAACTCGGAAAAACTCACTGGTGCAGTGCAAATTGGTTTCACGCCGAAAATACCAACTTACTGCGAAATTCCTTAGCTGAAACAACTGCAAACTCAAACGAAACCGCCGTTTTCCAACAAGAAACAATCGATGCTTTGCAGCGAATATTTTCTTATCGCTTAGTTCCCCAAATTGCAATTTGGCGTACCGATTTAACTGCGGAAATTGACAAATGGCTGAAACGTCAATCTCTTCCTAATCCAACAGCAGTAACTAAATCAGAGCAAAATAAGGAAAATTCGCGCCGACGCACTGCTTATATTGCACCGCGCAACGAAACTGAGCGCCAAATTGCCGAACTCTATCAAGAATTTTTAGGAATCGAATTAGTCAGCATTCATGACAATTTCTTTGCTTTAGGAGGACATTCTTTATTAGCCACCCAATTAATTCATCGTCTGCGACAAACTTTTCAGTTAGAAGTTCCCTTGCGAGCGTTTATCGAAGCTCCTTCAATTGCCGAATTTGCCGTCTTAATTGAAGAAATGGTCTTGGCGGAAATCGAAAATTTAACTGAAGAGGAAGCAGCAGAATTGATTGTCAATAGCTGA
- a CDS encoding 3-hydroxyacyl-CoA dehydrogenase family protein — protein sequence MEIKTVGVIGAGVMGVGVAQNLAQTNHQVILIDVTEEILEQAKQQVKNNLRFQGFFKQKQPAENPDEVLSRIKFTTNYQFLKAAEFVIENTTEKWEIKQKVYAQIDESCPPNCVFAANTSAISITKIGSVTKRPEKVIGIHFMNPVPMKEMVEMIRGYHTSEETIETAKKMLSQMNKDCIIVNDSPGFVSNRVLMLTINEAIYLVQENVASASEIDRLFKTCFGHKMGPLETADLIGLDTILYSIEVLFESFNDSKYRPCNLLKKMVDAKLYGRKSGQGFYTYS from the coding sequence ATGGAAATTAAAACAGTTGGCGTAATCGGGGCTGGTGTCATGGGTGTCGGGGTAGCGCAAAACCTCGCTCAAACCAATCATCAAGTCATCCTCATAGATGTTACAGAGGAAATTCTCGAACAAGCGAAACAACAAGTTAAAAATAATCTCCGCTTTCAAGGATTTTTCAAACAAAAGCAGCCAGCAGAAAATCCAGACGAAGTTCTCAGTCGCATCAAATTCACAACAAATTACCAATTTCTCAAAGCGGCGGAATTTGTCATCGAAAATACCACCGAAAAATGGGAGATTAAGCAAAAAGTTTATGCACAAATTGACGAAAGCTGTCCGCCAAATTGTGTATTTGCTGCCAACACTTCTGCCATTTCCATTACAAAAATTGGCTCAGTAACTAAACGTCCCGAAAAAGTTATTGGGATTCATTTCATGAACCCAGTACCAATGAAAGAAATGGTCGAAATGATTCGCGGCTATCACACCTCCGAGGAAACAATTGAGACAGCCAAAAAAATGTTGTCTCAAATGAACAAAGACTGTATTATAGTTAATGACTCACCCGGTTTTGTTTCTAACCGCGTGTTAATGTTGACAATCAATGAAGCCATTTATCTAGTCCAAGAAAACGTAGCTTCAGCTTCAGAAATCGATCGCCTATTCAAAACCTGTTTTGGTCACAAAATGGGACCTTTAGAAACAGCCGACTTAATTGGCTTAGATACAATTCTTTATTCAATCGAAGTTTTGTTTGAAAGTTTTAACGATAGTAAATATCGACCTTGCAATTTACTCAAAAAAATGGTAGATGCTAAATTGTACGGTCGGAAAAGTGGACAAGGTTTCTATACTTATAGCTAA
- a CDS encoding non-ribosomal peptide synthetase, with the protein MKLPSLLTYLAQQNVKLATQGNSLDIDAPKGIITAEIRQALIEHKSEIISLLQQNQTNTSKSVSPELPTIKPAPELRYEPFPLTDMQYAFWVGRSGVLELGNVANHGYYEIETKNLNLDRLNKALQKLIARHDMLRAIVLPDGQQKILRDVPPYQMKVLDLRGQNQETIAEKISEVRAHLSHQVLPADQFPLFDFRVTCLTEETFRLHISYDLQVFDAWSLFRLFDEWFLLYENPETALPDLEISFRDYVLAEQELQKIQLYQASRNYWLSRLDKLPPAPDLPLAKTPQEVTQPQNKRYQARLNQTDWKQLQQRAKIAGLTGSGVLLAAFAEVLTLWSKSPEFTLNLALFNRLPLHSQVNDILGDFTSVTLLAVHNKGQESFTERAVRLQQQLWQDLEHRYFNGVRVIREWNRSQKNAPNTIPIVFTSTLGFRSLGQETSTFSHFGELVYGITQASQAWMDVQVWEEKGELTFNWDVVEELFPEGLIEDMFASYERFLKELATSESVWVEKQRQILPKSQLVQINAVNATDAPISEKLLQELFTAQIQQRGESIAVISPQYKLSYRELGDRVNQVAHKLRSLNVTPNQLVAVVMEKGWEQIVAVMGILTAGAAYVPIDPSLPKERLDYLLENSQAQIILTQSWLQPTLPATSFCLDNEDLTQESTEPLQPLQTPDDLAYLIYTSGSTGTPKGVMINHKGVVNTILDINQRFQIRPNDRVLALSALNFDLSVYDIFGTLAAGGTIVIPEASLEREPAHWAELILQQQVTIWNSVPALMQMMVDYAQSNGEVLPSLRLVLLSGDWLPLTLPTQIKSLSPDSQIISLGGATEASIWSILYPIDIIDPIWKSIPYGRPMVNQRFYVFNEELELSPVWVPGQLYIGGIGLALGYWRNHAKTAASFIIHPRTGERLYRTGDLGRYLPDGTIEFLGREDFQVKIRGYRIELGEIEAALREHSAVEKAVVTVATNQVLVAYVVANEAVSSEELRSFLRRKLPEYMLPSAIAFLNSLPLSANGKVDRRALPHPDSFLQDFQATYVAPQNHLEQTITAVWQEVLNLEKIGVNDHFFEIGGNSLSIAKVYNNLQKILPDEVKYISLVDLFKYPKIKALAKYLSEASQAKTEPQKSPELVKKISAGKSRLQQRLQKSRAAQG; encoded by the coding sequence ATGAAATTACCTTCACTTTTAACTTATCTTGCTCAACAAAATGTCAAACTAGCGACTCAGGGAAATTCCCTCGATATTGATGCACCCAAAGGTATAATTACCGCCGAAATTCGCCAAGCATTAATCGAACATAAAAGCGAAATTATCTCCTTACTTCAGCAAAACCAAACCAACACATCTAAATCCGTTTCTCCCGAATTACCGACAATCAAACCAGCACCAGAACTGCGTTACGAACCATTTCCCTTAACCGATATGCAGTACGCTTTCTGGGTAGGAAGAAGCGGAGTCTTAGAACTAGGTAACGTTGCTAATCATGGCTACTACGAAATAGAAACTAAAAACTTAAATCTAGACCGCTTAAATAAAGCCTTACAAAAATTGATCGCGCGACATGATATGCTCAGAGCAATTGTGTTACCCGACGGTCAACAAAAAATCCTGCGTGATGTACCTCCTTATCAAATGAAAGTCTTAGATTTGCGAGGACAAAATCAGGAAACCATCGCAGAAAAAATCAGCGAAGTTCGCGCTCATTTATCTCATCAAGTGCTACCTGCTGACCAATTTCCCCTCTTTGATTTTCGCGTCACCTGTTTAACTGAAGAAACTTTTCGCTTACATATTAGTTACGACTTGCAAGTCTTTGATGCTTGGAGTTTATTTCGTCTTTTTGATGAATGGTTTCTCCTCTATGAAAATCCCGAAACTGCTTTACCAGATTTAGAAATTTCCTTTCGCGATTATGTCTTAGCAGAACAAGAATTACAAAAAATTCAATTGTATCAAGCTTCGAGAAACTATTGGTTGTCTCGCTTAGACAAGTTACCCCCAGCCCCAGACTTACCTTTAGCGAAGACACCACAAGAAGTAACTCAACCACAGAATAAACGCTATCAAGCACGACTCAACCAAACTGACTGGAAACAGTTGCAACAACGAGCAAAAATAGCAGGTTTGACAGGTTCGGGAGTGTTACTCGCTGCTTTTGCAGAAGTTTTGACACTTTGGAGTAAGAGTCCGGAATTTACGCTGAATCTGGCTTTATTCAACCGTCTACCCTTGCATTCCCAAGTAAATGACATTTTAGGGGATTTTACTTCAGTGACGCTGCTAGCGGTACATAATAAAGGTCAGGAATCATTTACCGAACGAGCAGTTCGACTTCAGCAACAATTGTGGCAAGATTTAGAACATCGCTATTTTAATGGTGTTCGGGTAATTAGAGAATGGAATCGTTCTCAAAAAAATGCCCCGAATACTATACCTATCGTCTTTACTAGCACCTTGGGTTTTCGTTCTCTGGGTCAGGAAACCTCAACTTTCAGTCATTTTGGCGAATTAGTCTATGGTATCACCCAAGCGTCTCAAGCTTGGATGGATGTACAAGTTTGGGAGGAAAAGGGAGAGTTAACTTTTAACTGGGATGTGGTTGAGGAACTCTTCCCAGAAGGTTTAATTGAAGATATGTTTGCGAGTTATGAGCGTTTCCTGAAAGAGTTGGCTACTTCCGAGTCGGTTTGGGTGGAGAAGCAAAGACAAATTTTACCGAAGTCTCAGTTAGTGCAAATAAATGCTGTTAATGCGACAGATGCACCGATTTCCGAGAAACTCTTACAGGAGTTATTTACGGCTCAAATTCAGCAACGAGGAGAGTCAATTGCCGTAATTTCGCCCCAGTATAAATTAAGTTATCGCGAATTAGGCGATCGCGTAAATCAAGTTGCTCATAAACTTCGTTCCTTAAATGTCACTCCTAACCAATTAGTCGCGGTTGTCATGGAGAAAGGTTGGGAACAAATCGTTGCTGTCATGGGTATTTTAACTGCTGGGGCTGCTTACGTTCCCATCGACCCTAGTTTACCGAAAGAACGCCTCGACTATCTCCTCGAAAATAGTCAAGCACAAATCATTCTTACTCAATCTTGGCTACAACCAACCTTACCTGCAACTTCTTTCTGTCTCGATAACGAAGACTTAACCCAAGAAAGTACCGAACCTCTACAACCCCTTCAAACCCCAGATGATTTAGCTTATCTCATCTATACCTCCGGTTCCACAGGTACTCCCAAGGGAGTCATGATAAACCACAAAGGCGTTGTCAATACAATTCTCGACATTAACCAACGTTTTCAAATTCGTCCAAATGACCGAGTATTGGCTTTATCTGCCCTCAATTTTGACTTATCGGTTTACGATATTTTTGGGACTTTAGCGGCTGGGGGAACAATTGTCATTCCCGAAGCATCTCTGGAACGCGAACCTGCTCATTGGGCGGAATTAATTCTCCAGCAGCAAGTAACTATTTGGAATTCCGTTCCAGCTTTGATGCAGATGATGGTAGACTACGCCCAAAGTAACGGGGAAGTTTTGCCAAGTTTGCGATTGGTTTTACTCAGTGGCGACTGGCTTCCTTTAACTTTACCAACTCAAATCAAATCTTTGTCCCCAGATAGCCAAATTATTAGCTTAGGTGGTGCTACCGAGGCTTCAATTTGGTCTATTCTTTATCCTATTGACATCATTGACCCAATTTGGAAGAGTATTCCTTATGGTCGTCCGATGGTTAATCAGCGTTTCTATGTCTTCAATGAAGAGTTAGAATTATCTCCAGTTTGGGTTCCCGGACAACTTTATATTGGTGGAATTGGGCTAGCTTTGGGTTACTGGCGAAATCATGCAAAAACAGCCGCTAGCTTTATTATTCATCCTCGCACAGGTGAACGACTTTACCGCACGGGCGATTTAGGGCGTTATCTCCCGGATGGTACGATTGAATTTCTCGGACGAGAGGATTTTCAAGTCAAAATTCGCGGATATCGCATTGAATTAGGGGAAATTGAGGCAGCGTTGAGAGAACATTCGGCTGTGGAGAAAGCGGTTGTTACCGTTGCGACTAATCAAGTTTTGGTAGCTTATGTGGTTGCTAATGAGGCGGTTTCAAGTGAGGAATTGCGTAGTTTTCTCCGTCGGAAGCTACCAGAGTATATGTTACCATCGGCGATCGCGTTTCTCAACTCTTTACCTCTCTCAGCAAATGGAAAAGTAGACCGTCGCGCACTTCCTCATCCTGACAGTTTCCTACAAGATTTTCAAGCTACTTATGTCGCACCTCAGAATCATCTCGAACAAACAATTACTGCTGTTTGGCAAGAAGTTTTAAACTTAGAAAAAATTGGCGTTAACGATCATTTCTTTGAAATTGGTGGCAATTCTTTATCGATCGCCAAAGTTTACAATAATTTGCAGAAAATATTACCAGATGAGGTAAAATATATTTCATTAGTCGATTTATTTAAGTATCCGAAAATTAAGGCTTTAGCTAAATATTTAAGTGAAGCTTCTCAAGCAAAAACTGAGCCACAAAAAAGTCCTGAATTGGTGAAAAAAATCTCGGCGGGTAAAAGTCGCTTGCAGCAAAGATTGCAAAAATCGCGGGCGGCTCAAGGGTAA
- a CDS encoding holo-ACP synthase, which yields MNKVIIGHQLEVISTNYLKESIEKIGEDFAMKYFTTRERNTPNLGSTRNEYFAGRLAAKQAVLKILGAENIPWTDIEVERLLTGEPAIVLYREAKFWERQLGIIQWFVSISHTSSYAAASVLAVGG from the coding sequence ATGAATAAAGTAATTATTGGTCATCAATTAGAAGTTATTTCGACAAATTATCTCAAAGAAAGTATTGAGAAAATAGGTGAAGATTTTGCGATGAAGTATTTCACAACCAGAGAAAGAAATACACCAAATTTAGGTTCGACGCGCAATGAATATTTTGCAGGGCGTTTGGCTGCTAAACAAGCGGTGTTGAAAATTCTTGGTGCTGAAAATATTCCCTGGACTGACATTGAAGTGGAACGATTGTTAACAGGTGAACCTGCAATTGTTTTGTACCGCGAAGCTAAATTTTGGGAGCGTCAATTGGGTATTATTCAATGGTTTGTGAGTATTAGTCATACATCATCTTATGCTGCTGCTAGTGTGTTGGCTGTTGGGGGTTAG
- a CDS encoding 3-oxoacyl-[acyl-carrier-protein] synthase III C-terminal domain-containing protein, producing the protein MLKIPVGISSLAISFPSLIRTNDYWQKKPTAQPKLRRVRRTKTTEYTNSNSGLDIWSQAVAPYLADPFRGSVERRVLSSGESSLKLECQAARDALNAAQLAPDKVELAIAAAIFPDSPGFGIAPYLARELDLRCPAWNLESTCSSALIALQSASALIQTGVYQNALVVVSHFGSQAVDEEDSLSSSMGDAAGAFLVTSVKANQGILACEVVHTAATIEAYSHEIERDRQGKPRLRTRTGENPSILAETAVEFVRSCCDRALAAANVTLDQIAFFVFNTPTAWYASVCARSLNIDPERTINLYPRYANIGPVFPLAGLYHAAAAGKIRENDLILVYTNGAAATAAATVMRWGNVALGCPPKPPINVTLAQEKIQLPVVINSPKAARINREKLLNLSLNEQQEKLEIYLQEIIASLLQRSSSELNSDLILADCLDSLTAIMLKNQLETDLQISFAIAEFFGTTTIASLAQKLVQQLTIFNLTTSHSNSIPNEEREILTI; encoded by the coding sequence ATGCTCAAAATACCCGTAGGAATTAGTTCACTTGCAATTAGTTTTCCTAGCTTAATTCGTACTAATGATTATTGGCAAAAAAAGCCGACTGCACAGCCGAAATTAAGACGAGTTAGGAGGACAAAAACTACTGAATATACAAATAGTAATTCGGGGCTAGATATTTGGTCGCAAGCAGTCGCACCTTATTTGGCTGACCCTTTTCGGGGTTCTGTGGAACGACGGGTGTTGAGTTCGGGTGAGTCTTCGCTGAAATTGGAGTGTCAAGCTGCACGAGATGCACTTAACGCGGCACAGCTTGCACCGGATAAGGTAGAATTGGCGATCGCGGCTGCTATTTTCCCCGATTCGCCCGGTTTCGGCATTGCCCCTTATCTCGCCCGTGAACTGGATTTGCGTTGTCCGGCTTGGAATCTCGAATCTACTTGTTCGAGTGCCTTAATCGCGCTACAAAGTGCCTCTGCGTTGATCCAAACAGGGGTATACCAGAATGCCCTAGTTGTGGTTTCTCATTTTGGTTCCCAGGCTGTGGATGAGGAAGATTCTCTTTCGTCGTCGATGGGTGATGCAGCCGGAGCATTTTTGGTTACTTCTGTCAAGGCTAATCAAGGAATTCTCGCTTGTGAAGTTGTCCACACGGCTGCAACTATAGAAGCATATTCTCACGAAATTGAGCGCGATCGCCAGGGTAAACCTCGCTTGCGGACTCGCACAGGTGAAAATCCGAGTATCCTTGCCGAAACTGCGGTAGAATTTGTGCGGAGTTGTTGCGATCGCGCACTGGCTGCCGCCAATGTTACTCTTGACCAAATTGCGTTTTTTGTCTTTAATACTCCTACGGCTTGGTATGCTAGCGTTTGTGCGCGATCGCTGAATATCGATCCCGAACGCACGATTAATCTTTATCCTCGATACGCAAATATCGGTCCCGTCTTTCCCCTCGCTGGTTTGTACCATGCAGCCGCAGCCGGTAAAATTCGCGAAAATGACTTAATTCTCGTCTATACTAACGGTGCAGCCGCGACAGCCGCAGCGACGGTGATGCGTTGGGGAAATGTTGCTTTGGGTTGTCCTCCAAAACCACCCATTAATGTTACTTTAGCACAAGAAAAAATTCAGCTTCCGGTAGTTATTAATTCTCCCAAAGCAGCGAGAATCAACCGAGAAAAATTACTTAATCTTTCATTAAATGAGCAACAAGAAAAGTTAGAAATTTATCTACAAGAAATCATCGCAAGTTTACTTCAACGTTCCTCATCCGAGTTGAATTCCGATCTCATTCTTGCTGACTGTCTCGACTCATTAACAGCAATCATGCTGAAAAATCAACTCGAAACAGACTTACAAATTAGTTTTGCGATCGCCGAATTCTTCGGAACAACTACAATCGCCAGTTTAGCGCAAAAATTAGTTCAGCAACTAACTATCTTTAACTTAACCACTTCTCACTCGAATTCGATTCCAAACGAAGAACGAGAAATTTTAACTATCTAA
- a CDS encoding acyl carrier protein, whose amino-acid sequence MNEIKTKIKNFLSPYFGTREIKDDEDIFAAGFVNSMFAMQLVLFIEQEFQISIENEDLEFDNFRTIEAMTRLVEAKTTVLAN is encoded by the coding sequence ATGAATGAAATTAAAACAAAAATCAAGAATTTCCTCTCACCATACTTTGGAACTCGCGAAATCAAAGACGATGAAGATATCTTTGCTGCGGGCTTCGTTAATTCAATGTTCGCGATGCAATTAGTCTTATTTATCGAGCAAGAATTTCAAATTTCAATCGAGAACGAAGACCTAGAATTTGACAATTTCCGCACGATAGAAGCCATGACTCGTTTAGTAGAAGCCAAAACCACCGTGTTAGCAAACTAA